One stretch of Amycolatopsis sp. NBC_00345 DNA includes these proteins:
- a CDS encoding ATP-dependent Clp protease proteolytic subunit, which produces MSNFRLPGDFRAPQTPQSRYILPSYVERTSYGVKESNPYNKLYEERTIFLGVQVDDASANDVMAQLLHLEHEDPDRDISIYINSPGGSFTSLMAIYDTMQYIRPDISTVCLGQAASAAAVLLAAGTPGKRMALPNARVLIHQPATEGTYGQVSDLEIQANEIQRVRRQMEVILAKHTNKEPDQIKADIERDKILTAEEAKAYGLIDEVLPYRKASAN; this is translated from the coding sequence ATGAGCAATTTCCGGCTCCCGGGTGACTTCCGGGCTCCGCAGACCCCGCAGTCGCGGTACATCCTGCCCTCCTACGTCGAGCGCACCAGCTACGGCGTGAAGGAGTCCAACCCGTACAACAAGCTGTACGAGGAGCGGACGATCTTCCTCGGGGTGCAGGTGGACGACGCGTCGGCCAACGACGTGATGGCCCAGCTGCTGCACCTCGAGCACGAGGACCCGGACCGCGACATCAGCATCTACATCAACTCCCCGGGTGGGTCGTTCACGTCGCTGATGGCGATCTACGACACCATGCAGTACATCCGCCCGGACATCTCCACCGTGTGCCTCGGCCAGGCGGCCTCGGCCGCCGCGGTGCTGCTGGCGGCCGGTACCCCGGGCAAGCGCATGGCGCTGCCGAACGCGCGGGTGCTGATCCACCAGCCGGCCACCGAGGGCACCTACGGCCAGGTCTCCGACCTGGAGATCCAGGCCAACGAGATCCAGCGGGTGCGGCGTCAGATGGAGGTCATCCTGGCGAAGCACACGAACAAGGAGCCGGACCAGATCAAGGCCGACATCGAGCGGGACAAGATCCTCACCGCCGAAGAGGCCAAGGCCTACGGCCTGATCGACGAGGTGCTTCCGTACCGGAAGGCCTCGGCCAACTGA
- a CDS encoding fatty acid desaturase produces MPVVDSRPPGAGEKGRSAVPGPRLALPPVSLPALALFFGGLTLWATATWLLLAGLASPWLTIPLHTAVTFTMFTVAHESAHHTAGRLTWLNEVLGRLSTLFVAAYGSFPLLRSLHLGSHHRGSRADPGAWISEGPWWQLPFRWLTIDFSLARHHFGHARERPPGERAEGLVALSAFTALAAVLIATGYGWELLVAYLIPQRLGLGLVMWWFGWLPHHGPAPAPAEGRPGGSRLRAGLKWLMTPVLLHQTYHLLHHLRPAVPFHRYLRTRTVNREEYLARDAPITIAWGRELTTTEHRAWHRLTKSFAEPPAPPATPLPGPRRFHRLRVDRVEPTGQDAVVITFAVPDELRETFRHRPGQHVAVRALIGGLPVRRTYSICSAAGTGLLRIAVRRRDGGAFSSYVNSRLRPGDQLDVLPPSGGFTLTPVPGRAAHYVALAAGSGITPVLSILATALRDEPHSRATLLFVNTSGATAMFADEIGALARQWAGRLHVIHYRTDERDPDLHQHRPARHFDTVGEALAISHERYLSGRLDGTRLRALLQNRLHPAKVGQWFLCGPRGLLDQVRRTLSENYVPDEDVHFELFAGAPARRPQGAPADLSVTMGHRTTEMVTEPGETVLDASLRAGLDVPYSCTGGACGSCVARLVRGRVDMDVRYALTEADVAENRILTCRARPTTAELAVDYDH; encoded by the coding sequence ATGCCCGTCGTCGACAGCCGCCCGCCCGGAGCCGGGGAAAAGGGACGCTCCGCCGTCCCCGGCCCGCGGCTCGCCCTGCCTCCGGTGTCGCTCCCCGCGCTCGCGCTGTTCTTCGGCGGGCTCACGCTGTGGGCCACGGCGACCTGGCTGCTGCTGGCGGGCCTCGCGTCGCCCTGGCTGACCATCCCGCTGCACACGGCCGTCACCTTCACCATGTTCACCGTCGCGCACGAGTCGGCGCACCACACGGCCGGCAGGCTGACCTGGCTGAACGAGGTCCTCGGCCGGCTGTCGACGCTGTTCGTCGCCGCCTACGGCTCGTTCCCGCTGCTGCGCTCCCTCCACCTCGGCAGCCACCACCGGGGCAGCCGCGCCGACCCGGGCGCGTGGATTTCGGAGGGTCCCTGGTGGCAGCTGCCGTTCCGCTGGCTGACGATCGACTTCTCCTTGGCGCGCCACCACTTCGGGCACGCCCGCGAACGGCCGCCGGGCGAGCGCGCCGAAGGGCTGGTCGCGCTGTCCGCGTTCACCGCGCTGGCGGCGGTGCTGATCGCGACCGGGTACGGCTGGGAGCTGCTGGTGGCCTACCTGATCCCGCAGCGGCTGGGGCTCGGGCTGGTGATGTGGTGGTTCGGCTGGCTGCCGCACCACGGCCCCGCCCCGGCGCCGGCGGAGGGCCGCCCCGGTGGCTCGCGGCTGCGGGCGGGGCTGAAGTGGCTGATGACGCCGGTGCTGCTGCACCAGACCTACCACCTGCTGCACCACCTCCGCCCCGCCGTCCCGTTCCACCGCTACCTGCGCACGCGGACCGTCAACCGCGAGGAGTACCTGGCGCGCGACGCGCCGATCACCATCGCGTGGGGCCGCGAGCTGACCACGACGGAACACCGCGCGTGGCACCGGCTGACGAAGAGCTTCGCCGAGCCGCCCGCGCCCCCGGCCACGCCGTTACCCGGCCCGCGGCGGTTCCACCGGCTGCGCGTGGACCGCGTCGAGCCCACGGGCCAGGACGCCGTCGTGATCACCTTCGCGGTGCCGGACGAGCTGCGCGAGACGTTCCGGCACCGGCCCGGCCAGCACGTGGCGGTGCGCGCCCTGATCGGCGGGCTGCCGGTGCGGCGCACGTACTCGATCTGCTCGGCCGCGGGCACCGGCCTGCTGCGCATCGCGGTGCGGCGGCGCGACGGCGGGGCGTTCTCCTCGTACGTCAACTCGCGTCTGCGGCCCGGCGACCAGCTGGACGTGCTGCCGCCTTCGGGCGGGTTCACGCTGACGCCCGTGCCGGGCCGGGCCGCGCACTACGTCGCGCTCGCGGCGGGCAGCGGCATCACCCCGGTGCTGTCGATCCTCGCGACCGCGCTGCGCGACGAGCCGCACAGCCGCGCGACCCTGTTGTTCGTCAACACTTCCGGCGCCACGGCGATGTTCGCCGACGAGATCGGCGCGCTGGCGCGGCAGTGGGCGGGACGGCTGCACGTCATCCACTACCGCACCGACGAGCGTGACCCGGACCTGCACCAGCACCGCCCGGCCCGGCACTTCGACACCGTCGGCGAGGCACTGGCGATCTCGCACGAGCGTTACCTCAGCGGCCGCCTCGACGGCACCCGGCTGCGCGCCCTGCTGCAGAACCGGCTGCACCCGGCCAAAGTCGGCCAATGGTTCCTGTGCGGCCCGCGCGGCCTGCTGGACCAGGTCCGGCGGACGCTGTCGGAGAACTACGTGCCGGACGAGGACGTCCACTTCGAACTGTTCGCGGGAGCGCCCGCGCGCAGGCCGCAAGGGGCACCGGCGGACCTGTCGGTGACCATGGGGCACAGGACGACCGAAATGGTCACGGAGCCGGGCGAGACCGTGCTGGACGCTTCGCTGCGCGCGGGCCTCGACGTGCCGTACTCCTGCACCGGCGGCGCGTGCGGCAGCTGTGTGGCGAGGCTGGTGCGCGGCCGCGTCGACATGGACGTCCGCTACGCCCTCACCGAAGCCGACGTGGCGGAGAACCGCATCCTGACCTGCCGCGCCCGGCCGACCACCGCCGAACTGGCCGTCGACTACGACCACTGA
- the tig gene encoding trigger factor, which yields MKSTVEQLSPTRVKINVEVPFDELKPNFDRAYRKIAQQVRIPGFRPGKAPARVLESRIGRAPVLDEVVNEAIPAKYIEAVRAGEVRTLGQPEFEVTKIEDREVLEFTAEVDVRPEIELPDLAGLEISVDDVETTDTEVDEQLDELRARFGTLTGVERPAENGDFVSVDLSATVDGETVEEASTTGLSYEIGSGQLVDGIDDAIIGASAGDTKTFTTQLVAGDHAGNDAEVTVTVQSVKQRELPEADDEFAQLASEFDTIDELKADLRERLARVKKMQQGVQARDQVLDILLERTEVPIPEKVLEGEIENRKHDAVHPFDHDEEQFAKALEAEGRTLDEFNAEVQEESEKAVRTQLLLDTIADKEQTSVNDGELTERIVYQAQRFGVSPDEYVQRAQQSGQLTAIYADVRRGKALASVVRGTTVKNASGEEVDLSELFGAGDEADTPAVVEGTVEETQVTEEAAKTPAE from the coding sequence TTGAAGAGCACCGTCGAGCAGCTCAGCCCGACGCGAGTCAAGATCAATGTCGAGGTGCCGTTCGACGAGCTCAAGCCGAACTTCGACCGCGCCTACCGCAAGATCGCCCAGCAGGTGCGCATCCCGGGCTTCCGGCCCGGCAAGGCGCCCGCTCGCGTCCTGGAAAGCCGGATCGGCCGTGCGCCGGTGCTCGACGAGGTCGTCAACGAGGCCATCCCGGCCAAGTACATCGAGGCCGTCCGCGCCGGGGAGGTCCGCACGCTGGGCCAGCCCGAGTTCGAGGTGACCAAGATCGAGGACCGCGAGGTGCTCGAGTTCACCGCCGAGGTGGACGTGCGGCCGGAGATCGAGCTGCCGGACCTCGCGGGTCTTGAGATCAGCGTCGACGACGTCGAGACCACCGACACGGAGGTCGACGAGCAGCTGGACGAGCTGCGCGCCCGCTTCGGCACCCTGACCGGTGTCGAGCGCCCGGCCGAGAACGGCGACTTCGTCTCCGTCGACCTGTCGGCGACCGTCGACGGCGAGACCGTGGAGGAGGCCTCCACCACCGGCCTGTCCTACGAGATCGGCTCCGGCCAGCTCGTGGACGGCATCGACGACGCGATCATCGGCGCGAGCGCCGGCGACACCAAGACGTTCACCACCCAGCTGGTCGCCGGCGACCACGCGGGCAACGACGCCGAGGTGACCGTGACCGTCCAGTCGGTCAAGCAGCGCGAGCTGCCGGAGGCCGACGACGAGTTCGCCCAGCTGGCCAGCGAGTTCGACACGATCGACGAGCTGAAGGCCGATCTGCGCGAGCGCCTCGCCCGGGTCAAGAAGATGCAGCAGGGCGTGCAGGCTCGCGACCAGGTCCTCGACATCCTCCTGGAGCGCACCGAGGTGCCGATCCCGGAGAAGGTGCTCGAGGGCGAGATCGAGAACCGCAAGCACGACGCGGTGCACCCGTTCGACCACGACGAGGAACAGTTCGCGAAGGCGCTCGAGGCCGAGGGCCGCACGCTGGACGAGTTCAACGCCGAGGTCCAGGAGGAGTCGGAGAAGGCCGTCCGCACGCAGCTGCTGCTGGACACCATCGCCGACAAGGAGCAGACGTCGGTCAACGACGGCGAGCTCACCGAGCGGATCGTGTACCAGGCCCAGCGCTTCGGCGTCAGCCCGGACGAGTACGTGCAGCGCGCCCAGCAGTCGGGCCAGCTGACCGCGATCTACGCCGACGTGCGCCGCGGCAAGGCGCTCGCCTCGGTGGTCCGCGGCACCACGGTCAAGAACGCCTCGGGCGAGGAGGTCGACCTCTCGGAGCTGTTCGGCGCCGGCGACGAGGCCGACACCCCGGCGGTCGTCGAGGGGACCGTGGAGGAGACCCAGGTCACCGAGGAAGCGGCCAAGACCCCGGCGGAGTGA
- a CDS encoding ClpP family protease, which translates to MKQHMPEGRTGTAGLTLTDSVFERLLQERIVVLGSEVNDEIANRITAQLLLLDADDSESDIRFYINSPGGSVTAGFAIYDTMQLIKPDVATYAMGMAASMGQFLLSSGTPGKRYALPHARILMHQPSAGVGGTASDIAIQADLFNKWKQELAKITADQTGQTTEQIIKDGDRDRWFTAQEAKEYGFVDHVLTRGDGNSLNPTN; encoded by the coding sequence GTGAAGCAGCACATGCCCGAGGGGCGGACCGGCACCGCGGGGCTGACCCTCACCGACTCGGTGTTCGAGCGGTTGCTCCAGGAGCGCATCGTCGTCCTCGGTTCCGAGGTCAACGACGAGATCGCCAACCGGATCACCGCGCAGCTGTTGCTGCTCGACGCGGACGACTCCGAGTCCGACATCCGGTTCTACATCAACTCGCCGGGCGGCTCGGTCACCGCCGGGTTCGCCATCTACGACACCATGCAGCTGATCAAGCCGGACGTGGCGACCTACGCCATGGGCATGGCGGCCTCGATGGGGCAGTTCCTGCTCTCCTCGGGCACGCCGGGCAAGCGGTACGCGCTCCCGCACGCCAGGATCCTGATGCACCAGCCGTCGGCCGGGGTCGGCGGCACGGCCTCGGACATCGCGATCCAGGCTGATCTGTTCAACAAGTGGAAGCAGGAGCTGGCCAAGATCACGGCGGACCAGACCGGCCAGACCACCGAGCAGATCATCAAGGACGGCGACCGCGACCGCTGGTTCACCGCGCAGGAGGCGAAGGAGTACGGCTTCGTCGACCACGTGCTGACCCGCGGCGACGGCAACAGCCTCAACCCGACCAACTGA